One genomic window of Streptococcus mitis includes the following:
- a CDS encoding ABC transporter ATP-binding protein produces MIELKNISKKFGSRQLFSDTNLHFEGGKIYALIGTSGCGKTTLLNMIGRLEPYDKGQIIYDGTSLKDIKPSVFFRDYLGYLFQDFGLIESQTVKENLNLGLVGKKLKEKEKISLMKQALNRVNLSYLDLKQPIFELSGGEAQRVALAKIILKDPPLILADEPTASLDPKNSEELLSILESLKNPNRTIIIATHNPLIWEQVDQVIRVTDLSHR; encoded by the coding sequence ATGATTGAACTAAAGAATATATCTAAAAAATTTGGAAGCCGTCAGCTATTTTCAGATACTAATCTTCATTTTGAAGGTGGGAAAATTTATGCCTTAATCGGTACAAGTGGCTGTGGTAAGACAACACTCTTGAATATGATTGGACGATTAGAGCCATATGACAAAGGGCAAATCATCTATGATGGCACTTCTCTTAAAGACATTAAGCCCTCTGTTTTCTTTAGAGATTACTTGGGATATTTATTTCAAGATTTTGGCTTAATTGAAAGCCAAACCGTCAAAGAGAATCTCAATCTGGGTTTAGTTGGTAAAAAGTTGAAAGAAAAAGAGAAAATCTCTTTGATGAAACAAGCTCTAAATCGTGTAAACCTATCCTATTTGGATTTAAAGCAACCTATATTTGAGTTATCAGGAGGAGAAGCACAACGTGTTGCACTAGCGAAGATAATTTTAAAGGATCCGCCTTTGATTCTCGCAGATGAACCAACTGCGTCGCTAGACCCCAAAAACTCTGAGGAATTACTTTCTATCCTAGAATCTTTAAAAAATCCGAATCGGACCATTATTATTGCGACCCACAATCCTCTTATTTGGGAACAAGTGGACCAAGTCATTCGAGTGACCGATTTATCACATAGATGA
- a CDS encoding DUF5966 family protein codes for MNDLLLIPVIFLAVGGILILLWRLFLIASGLFLIGFISFLIFVEVYGIYLFFTEPSLYFDDIRQHGLTSFTAVYFFINLMLVLGFSWRFINSINKHKM; via the coding sequence ATGAATGATTTACTCCTTATCCCAGTAATTTTTTTAGCAGTAGGAGGAATTCTCATTCTTTTATGGAGACTCTTTCTTATTGCCAGTGGACTTTTCCTTATTGGTTTTATCAGTTTTCTTATTTTCGTGGAGGTCTATGGAATTTATCTGTTCTTTACTGAACCTAGTTTATATTTTGATGATATCAGACAACATGGTTTAACTAGTTTTACGGCTGTGTACTTTTTCATCAATCTGATGTTGGTTCTAGGATTTAGTTGGCGCTTCATTAACTCCATAAATAAGCATAAAATGTGA
- a CDS encoding lactococcin 972 family bacteriocin, giving the protein MKTKKHRLLALALISSFTLMGAVSAAVQYPDGGVWTYGEGSGGGWAFSNYYHGKKYHYSSLASRWDSHSDKGEAPAGKTSEAWIWTKFGEQVSFYYDYDD; this is encoded by the coding sequence ATGAAAACGAAAAAACATAGATTACTCGCTCTAGCTCTTATTTCAAGCTTTACATTAATGGGAGCCGTATCAGCTGCTGTACAATATCCAGATGGAGGAGTATGGACATACGGAGAAGGCTCAGGAGGTGGTTGGGCTTTTTCAAATTACTATCATGGTAAAAAATATCATTATTCTTCTCTCGCAAGTAGATGGGATAGTCATTCAGATAAAGGAGAAGCACCTGCAGGAAAAACTTCAGAGGCTTGGATTTGGACTAAATTTGGGGAACAAGTATCATTTTACTATGACTATGACGACTAA
- a CDS encoding DUF5962 family protein, producing MMEDTYYQLEEALVQGFQTPEEYQAYKELKEHYEEVTGDYSFSKRELTSQLEIALQNHQGVDFEEHEKEEYLDLVQKLEEFDSSLATHYRQLID from the coding sequence ATGATGGAAGATACCTATTATCAATTAGAAGAGGCTTTGGTACAGGGATTTCAAACACCTGAAGAATACCAAGCCTACAAGGAGTTAAAGGAACATTATGAGGAAGTGACAGGGGATTACAGTTTTTCTAAACGAGAGCTCACTAGTCAATTGGAAATCGCTCTTCAGAATCATCAAGGTGTGGACTTTGAAGAACATGAAAAAGAAGAGTATTTGGACTTAGTTCAAAAATTAGAAGAGTTTGATTCCTCTCTTGCCACCCATTATCGTCAGTTGATTGATTAG
- a CDS encoding thrombospondin type 3 repeat-containing protein has product MEAIYQRDSDQDGLTDAQELALGTNPLSADSDGDGRSDLVEVEEGSNPLEKDLQDIDQTNITEPSSVFMEMKQKISDMMESHYKEFIQALISIETGIENQQDLEDLYTYYMRTDAVSLLSSDLETGPQEVEMEIEL; this is encoded by the coding sequence ATGGAAGCCATTTATCAACGTGATTCGGATCAAGATGGATTAACTGATGCTCAAGAATTAGCGCTAGGAACCAATCCTCTTAGCGCAGATTCTGATGGTGATGGTCGTTCAGATTTAGTGGAAGTAGAAGAAGGAAGCAATCCCTTAGAAAAGGATTTACAAGACATAGACCAAACAAATATAACTGAACCGTCTTCAGTATTTATGGAAATGAAACAAAAGATTTCAGATATGATGGAGAGTCACTACAAGGAATTTATACAGGCTCTGATTAGTATTGAAACAGGGATTGAAAACCAACAAGACCTAGAAGACTTATATACTTACTACATGAGAACAGATGCCGTTTCTCTTTTGTCTAGTGATTTAGAAACCGGTCCTCAAGAGGTTGAAATGGAGATAGAGTTGTAG
- a CDS encoding DEAD/DEAH box helicase family protein — MEVMQLLAMFRGTIPKDREKMTLFLRYQAQHFDEKWQDLVENFLTEEGKIEEIPHVYSFDQDIVSFLEASSENNDQDLESYTRNFGQAGLDKLSQLSSWEKYLVLEVATYNLSTRFYIQSEKEKLEPLSELVFHQNQDVNLVNVYRVANNLSDRVSRDIEEFLLMVDSKELKKEVLEIHFEEKEGDVLAYLGSELMATLDTVTDLVHHEENYTQLPLTQKLKIITHFDEVKAIREKSKQVEEAVLPLDNIDQVEENVEVHSLSKVDKIVEEALREYPIGSQVSYKGQVFQLVSIENAQLNDLVRLELFNDSKQLFEENPILYLNSLEEIEQVLSHVELEKEDSDIEIESSSESQEIDLFSYLEEDNEKEKDKEKEKDKETKPLISGIEETDVPVQDFVFPDDLEDFYPKTNREKIETNIAAIELVKRLEKEGRQANPEEQELLAKYVGWGGLANEFFDEVNPKYESERLTLKSLVSKSEYSTMKQSSLTAYYTDPMIIRQIWQKLLDDGFEGGRILDPSMGTGNFFAAMPSSIREKSELYGVELDSVTGTIAKQLHPNVHIEVRGFEEVPYQNNSFDLVLTNVPFGNFRIADKNYDKPYMIHDYFVKHSLDLVRDGGQVSIISSIGTMDKRTDNVLQEIKSNTHFLGGVRLPDTAFKKIAGTRVTTDLLFFQKDQAKNLNEEELVFSGSIPFEEDKRVWINPYFDGKYNTQVLGEYEVRNFNGGTLNVKGVSETLATDIMKALENVEAPKQIDNSLKAPVFIKEEVDNSIPSRIREDLALYSFGYEGNQIYYRDTHGIRKSSKVDEISYYVDEKGEFKAWDSSLSEHKIDRFVQLHLTDEEALDVYKSEEASKRGKYKGLFKKTVFYESPLSDKDISRIKGMVDLRETYQSLIEIQRHQDYSRTDFQVLLSKLNRDYDRFVSQFGYLNASVNRNLFDSDDKYSLLASLEDEYIDSKDQKVKYKKSLAFEKALVRPERVIARVSTALDALNSSLSDGRGVDLDYMVSIYPEHSQAAILDELGDQILIDPESYLRGERKYLSKNQFLSGDILNKIEVVQLLVEENNQECDWPHALDLLESVRPPRIHLADIEFKIGSRWIPQSVYGKFAFECFTNREFELSSPDVEQVIEVNPVDGQVHLRTSFVYRYPSAKDSSLGVSGSRYDTGRKIFENLLNSNQPTITMTVTEGEKKKTITDLEKTSVLRAKEQHLQELFQEFVSRYPEVQQVIEESYNRLYNRTVSREYDGSHLVIDGLAQNISLRPHQENAIQRIVEEKRALLAHEVGSGKTLTMLGAGFKLKELGMVHKPLYVVPSSLSAQFGQEIMKFFPTKKVFVTTKKDFVKARRKQFVSRIITGDYDAIVIGDSQFEKIPVSKERQMNYIEDKLNELREIKTHSENKYTVKEAEQSISGLERQLEELQRFNRDSFIDFENLGIDFLFVDEAHHFKNIRPITGLGNVAGITNTTSKKNVDMEMKVRQIQEEHDFKNIVFATGTPVSNSISELYTMMNYIQPDILKRYQVDYFDSWVGAFGEIQNSMELAPTGDKYQPKKRFKKFVNLPELMKIYKETADIQTQDMLDLPVPEAHIIPIESELTENQKLYLEELVMRSDMVKCGTVDPSQDNMLKITGEARKLAIDMRLLDSSYSLADNHKLLQVVDNVERIYREGMENKATQMIFSDIGTPKKKDNGFDVYSEIKALLVDRGIPSMEIAFVHDANSDEKKNSLSRKVNAGEVRVLLASTEKGGTGLNVQSKMKAVHHLDVPWRPSDIQQRNGRIIRQGNENKEVDIYHYITKGSFDNYLWATQENKLRYIKQIMTSKEPIRAAEDIDEQTMTASDFKALATGNPYLKYKMELENDLTLLENQRRAFQRSKDHYRHTISYCEENMPILEKRLSKYEGDIQQSEMSKDQSFSMTIGKQVFEQRAEAGESLHRLIRHNQSDSKEFRTLASYRGFDIKMLSLPTNQPLPETFSVKIVGENQYSVSLDLYSPLGTIQRLQHTIDHIKDDQVKTQNLLDELKDKWTTAKVEIEKNFPKEEDYQTKKAEYDVLAPLIETETDLDIIDQALRQFHEKGKEKQEQLSFELD, encoded by the coding sequence ATGGAAGTAATGCAATTATTGGCTATGTTTCGTGGAACAATTCCAAAAGATAGGGAGAAAATGACCCTATTTCTTCGTTATCAAGCGCAACATTTTGATGAGAAATGGCAGGACTTGGTAGAGAATTTTTTGACTGAAGAGGGCAAGATAGAAGAGATTCCTCACGTCTATTCTTTTGATCAAGATATTGTTTCTTTCCTAGAGGCTAGTTCTGAAAACAATGACCAAGATTTAGAAAGTTACACAAGAAATTTTGGACAAGCGGGTCTAGATAAATTATCTCAATTAAGTAGTTGGGAGAAATACTTGGTGCTAGAAGTCGCAACCTATAATCTTTCCACTCGATTTTACATCCAATCTGAAAAAGAGAAGTTAGAACCATTAAGTGAGCTTGTATTTCATCAGAATCAGGATGTCAATTTAGTCAATGTCTATCGGGTTGCGAATAATCTATCTGACCGTGTTAGTAGAGATATAGAGGAATTTCTTCTAATGGTTGACTCAAAAGAGCTTAAAAAAGAAGTTCTTGAGATTCATTTTGAAGAAAAAGAAGGAGATGTTCTAGCCTATTTGGGTTCTGAATTAATGGCTACTTTAGATACCGTTACGGATCTTGTCCATCATGAAGAAAACTACACACAACTCCCACTGACACAAAAGCTGAAGATTATTACTCATTTTGATGAAGTAAAGGCTATAAGAGAAAAGTCTAAGCAAGTAGAGGAAGCAGTCTTACCTTTAGATAATATTGACCAGGTAGAAGAAAATGTGGAAGTTCATTCCCTATCTAAAGTAGATAAAATTGTAGAAGAAGCTTTGAGGGAATATCCGATTGGTTCACAAGTAAGTTATAAAGGACAAGTATTTCAGTTGGTTTCGATTGAAAATGCACAGTTAAATGACTTAGTTCGCCTAGAGCTATTCAATGATTCCAAGCAGTTATTTGAAGAGAATCCTATCTTATACTTGAACAGTTTGGAAGAGATTGAACAAGTATTGTCTCATGTAGAACTTGAAAAAGAAGATTCAGATATTGAGATTGAATCATCAAGTGAAAGCCAGGAAATAGATTTGTTTTCCTATCTGGAAGAGGATAATGAAAAGGAAAAGGATAAGGAAAAGGAAAAGGATAAGGAAACAAAACCTTTAATTTCAGGTATAGAAGAGACGGATGTCCCCGTTCAAGATTTTGTTTTTCCAGATGATTTAGAGGACTTTTATCCTAAGACAAATCGAGAAAAAATTGAAACGAATATCGCCGCAATTGAACTTGTTAAAAGATTAGAAAAAGAGGGACGACAAGCGAATCCAGAAGAACAAGAGCTACTAGCCAAGTATGTCGGCTGGGGTGGTCTTGCCAATGAATTTTTTGATGAAGTCAATCCAAAGTATGAATCAGAACGTTTAACTCTCAAGAGTTTAGTAAGTAAGTCAGAATACTCCACCATGAAACAAAGTTCTCTCACAGCCTATTATACAGACCCAATGATTATTCGCCAGATTTGGCAAAAATTACTGGATGATGGTTTTGAGGGAGGAAGGATATTAGATCCTTCTATGGGAACTGGGAACTTCTTTGCGGCGATGCCTAGCAGTATACGAGAGAAATCAGAACTCTATGGGGTTGAATTAGACAGTGTGACAGGTACAATCGCAAAACAACTCCATCCAAATGTCCATATTGAAGTGCGAGGATTTGAAGAAGTCCCCTATCAAAATAATAGTTTTGATTTAGTCTTAACGAATGTACCATTTGGAAATTTTCGCATTGCCGATAAAAATTATGATAAACCTTATATGATTCACGACTACTTTGTCAAACACTCACTTGATTTAGTAAGAGATGGAGGACAAGTTTCGATTATCTCTTCTATCGGGACAATGGATAAGCGGACAGATAATGTCTTACAAGAGATTAAATCCAATACTCATTTTTTAGGGGGAGTTCGTTTGCCGGATACGGCTTTTAAAAAGATTGCAGGTACTCGAGTGACCACAGATCTCCTCTTCTTTCAAAAGGATCAAGCAAAGAATCTTAATGAGGAGGAACTTGTTTTTAGTGGTTCTATTCCCTTTGAGGAGGATAAGCGTGTCTGGATCAATCCTTATTTTGATGGGAAATACAATACACAAGTTTTGGGTGAATATGAGGTACGTAATTTTAATGGAGGAACTCTCAATGTTAAGGGGGTATCAGAAACATTAGCTACTGACATAATGAAAGCATTAGAGAATGTGGAAGCACCTAAACAAATTGACAATTCTTTGAAAGCACCTGTTTTTATCAAAGAAGAAGTGGATAATTCTATCCCAAGTCGTATACGTGAGGACTTAGCGCTCTATTCTTTTGGATATGAGGGAAATCAAATTTATTACCGAGATACGCATGGTATTCGAAAAAGCTCAAAAGTAGACGAAATTAGTTATTATGTAGACGAGAAGGGAGAGTTTAAAGCTTGGGACAGTTCTTTGTCTGAACATAAAATAGACCGATTCGTGCAACTTCATTTGACTGATGAGGAAGCACTAGATGTTTACAAGTCAGAAGAAGCGAGTAAAAGGGGGAAATATAAGGGACTGTTCAAAAAAACTGTCTTTTATGAAAGTCCCTTATCGGATAAGGATATTAGTCGCATTAAGGGAATGGTTGATTTGAGAGAGACCTATCAATCCTTAATTGAAATTCAACGTCATCAAGATTATAGTCGGACAGATTTTCAGGTATTACTTAGTAAACTCAATCGTGACTATGACCGCTTTGTAAGTCAATTTGGATACTTGAATGCCTCAGTCAATCGGAACTTATTTGATAGTGACGATAAGTATTCTTTGCTTGCAAGTTTAGAAGATGAATACATTGATTCTAAAGATCAGAAAGTAAAATATAAAAAATCTTTAGCCTTTGAGAAAGCATTGGTTAGGCCGGAGAGAGTGATTGCAAGAGTATCAACGGCTCTAGATGCCTTAAACTCTAGTTTATCGGATGGTAGAGGGGTTGATTTAGACTATATGGTATCAATTTATCCCGAACATAGCCAAGCTGCTATTTTAGATGAGTTAGGTGACCAGATTTTAATAGATCCAGAAAGCTATTTAAGAGGGGAAAGAAAATATCTTTCTAAGAACCAGTTTTTATCAGGAGATATTCTCAACAAGATAGAAGTAGTTCAACTATTAGTGGAGGAAAACAACCAAGAATGTGACTGGCCCCATGCTTTAGATTTGTTAGAATCTGTTCGTCCTCCACGGATTCATCTGGCAGATATTGAGTTTAAAATAGGGTCACGTTGGATTCCTCAATCCGTTTATGGTAAATTTGCCTTTGAATGTTTTACCAATCGTGAATTTGAATTGTCTTCGCCAGATGTTGAACAAGTCATTGAAGTGAATCCTGTTGATGGCCAAGTTCATTTAAGGACATCATTTGTTTATCGCTATCCAAGTGCCAAAGATAGTAGTCTTGGAGTTAGTGGGTCACGTTATGATACAGGAAGAAAGATTTTTGAGAATTTACTTAATTCGAACCAACCGACGATTACCATGACTGTTACGGAAGGGGAAAAGAAAAAGACTATCACAGATTTGGAAAAAACCTCTGTTCTAAGAGCAAAAGAGCAGCATTTACAAGAGCTCTTTCAAGAATTTGTCTCACGGTATCCAGAAGTCCAACAGGTCATTGAGGAAAGCTATAATCGTCTTTATAATCGAACAGTTAGTCGAGAGTATGATGGTAGCCATCTAGTCATTGATGGCTTGGCACAAAACATCAGTCTTCGTCCTCATCAAGAGAATGCTATTCAAAGAATCGTAGAAGAAAAAAGAGCTTTATTAGCTCATGAGGTAGGTTCAGGAAAGACCTTGACCATGCTTGGTGCTGGGTTTAAATTAAAGGAGTTGGGGATGGTTCATAAGCCCTTGTATGTGGTGCCCTCTAGTTTGTCTGCTCAGTTTGGCCAAGAAATCATGAAATTTTTCCCTACTAAAAAAGTCTTTGTGACCACTAAGAAAGATTTTGTGAAGGCGAGAAGAAAACAATTTGTGTCACGTATCATTACAGGAGATTACGATGCCATTGTCATTGGGGATTCTCAATTTGAAAAAATCCCTGTCAGTAAGGAAAGACAGATGAATTATATCGAGGACAAACTCAATGAACTACGAGAGATTAAAACACATTCTGAAAATAAGTACACCGTTAAAGAAGCAGAGCAATCAATAAGTGGTCTTGAGAGACAATTGGAAGAACTCCAACGCTTTAATCGTGATAGTTTTATTGATTTTGAGAACTTAGGAATTGATTTTCTCTTTGTGGATGAAGCACATCACTTTAAAAATATACGTCCAATTACTGGACTTGGGAATGTAGCAGGTATTACCAATACAACCTCTAAGAAGAACGTGGATATGGAAATGAAGGTTCGACAGATTCAGGAAGAACATGATTTTAAAAACATTGTCTTTGCGACAGGAACACCTGTTTCCAATTCTATTAGTGAGTTATATACTATGATGAACTACATTCAACCAGATATCTTAAAACGCTATCAAGTTGATTATTTTGACTCTTGGGTAGGTGCTTTTGGAGAAATTCAAAACTCTATGGAATTAGCTCCTACAGGGGATAAGTACCAACCTAAGAAACGATTTAAAAAGTTTGTCAATCTACCTGAGTTGATGAAAATCTATAAAGAAACAGCCGACATTCAAACACAAGATATGTTGGATTTACCTGTTCCAGAAGCTCATATTATCCCTATTGAGAGTGAGTTAACTGAAAACCAGAAACTCTATTTAGAAGAATTAGTTATGAGGTCAGATATGGTCAAATGTGGAACAGTTGATCCGAGCCAGGATAACATGTTGAAGATTACGGGTGAGGCGCGGAAACTAGCTATTGATATGCGTTTATTGGACTCTAGTTATAGTCTAGCAGACAATCATAAACTGCTTCAGGTAGTGGATAATGTTGAAAGAATTTATCGTGAGGGAATGGAAAATAAGGCTACTCAGATGATTTTTTCAGATATCGGCACACCTAAGAAAAAAGATAATGGCTTTGATGTTTATTCTGAGATTAAGGCTTTATTAGTTGATAGAGGAATCCCTAGTATGGAAATTGCCTTTGTACATGATGCCAATAGTGATGAAAAGAAGAATAGCTTGTCTCGAAAGGTTAATGCAGGAGAGGTTCGGGTTCTTCTTGCCTCAACTGAAAAAGGAGGAACAGGTTTAAATGTTCAGAGCAAGATGAAAGCAGTTCACCATCTGGATGTACCGTGGAGACCAAGTGACATTCAGCAACGTAATGGACGTATTATCCGACAGGGAAATGAAAACAAGGAAGTGGATATTTACCACTATATTACCAAAGGTTCGTTTGATAATTATCTATGGGCAACTCAGGAGAACAAACTCCGTTATATTAAGCAGATTATGACTTCTAAGGAGCCGATTCGTGCTGCGGAAGATATTGATGAACAGACTATGACAGCTTCTGATTTTAAGGCACTAGCAACAGGTAATCCTTATCTCAAATATAAGATGGAACTAGAGAATGATCTAACTCTATTAGAAAATCAAAGACGCGCCTTTCAACGCAGCAAGGATCACTATCGTCATACAATCTCTTACTGTGAAGAAAATATGCCCATTCTTGAGAAACGATTAAGCAAGTATGAAGGCGACATTCAACAGTCTGAAATGTCGAAAGACCAATCATTTTCTATGACGATAGGTAAACAAGTTTTTGAGCAACGAGCTGAAGCAGGTGAATCCCTACACCGTCTTATCCGTCATAATCAATCTGACAGCAAAGAATTTCGAACCCTAGCAAGTTATCGAGGATTTGACATTAAAATGCTTAGTCTACCAACGAATCAGCCTCTTCCTGAAACCTTCTCTGTTAAGATTGTAGGAGAAAATCAGTATTCTGTCAGTTTGGATTTGTATTCTCCTTTGGGGACAATTCAAAGGCTTCAGCATACGATAGACCACATTAAAGATGACCAAGTGAAAACTCAGAACTTATTGGATGAATTAAAGGATAAATGGACTACTGCTAAGGTAGAAATTGAGAAAAATTTTCCAAAGGAAGAGGATTATCAAACTAAAAAGGCCGAATACGATGTACTCGCGCCATTGATTGAAACAGAAACGGATTTAGATATTATTGATCAGGCCTTACGACAATTCCACGAAAAAGGAAAAGAAAAGCAAGAACAACTTTCTTTTGAATTAGATTAA
- a CDS encoding bacteriocin-associated integral membrane family protein, producing the protein MKKLFILLSTFFLSFFFAWIIVLRAPQYLYASYDSVSLLRVKKDTQEPTREVFEKELEKFVNSEQSLIARRIVEPSKDGTTHFTYATYGQGTLPKEFQEASQESRERSDPLNSYLLLSGFLTKEKLADKLGDLGYKAIADRKTPPYSLAFRILLNPLILISLAIFGLSFFALVIITRIKEMRVAGIKLFSGQTLLSIMGHSLSTDIKWLLLSALLSFLGGGVVLFSQGLFYPILLATYGFGISFYLLFLLGISILLMLLYLMSLSYKALVPVIKGRLPLKRLMTLTLLCQLVAVFTVGYAVKTGLTSYQRLKELEISKQAWQDRADYYQISFGLGDRGKDTENLNKWYEFSKEAVEKEQALFVKDNLIHFANPQGKNEQGETLDTYSPDANVLYVSPSYLDKENVAVNDETRQKLAHLQKGEFGLLLPESLRSQEAELKKVFEESLNYYGKSSEDKNAPLEYEMRAIVSYLPTGEKRFVYNNGESPVSIQYLTDPILVVFTPTSTGDSIISKSSWSINAGKQLFIKGYESGLSLLKEAGIYEQVSYLKEGRSVYLTRYNEVQTETATLILGAIVGIASSLLLFYSVNLLYFEQFRRDILIKRISGLRFFETHAQYMVSQFASFVFGASLFILRSRDWVIGLLTLLVFLVSAVLTLYRQAQKESRVSMTIMKGK; encoded by the coding sequence ATGAAGAAACTATTCATATTATTATCAACTTTTTTTCTCAGCTTCTTCTTTGCTTGGATTATAGTCTTACGTGCGCCACAATATTTATATGCAAGCTATGATTCCGTTTCTCTACTTCGTGTCAAAAAAGATACTCAGGAACCGACGCGTGAGGTATTTGAAAAGGAATTAGAGAAGTTTGTAAACTCAGAACAGAGTTTAATAGCTAGAAGAATTGTAGAGCCGAGTAAGGATGGGACGACTCACTTTACTTATGCAACTTATGGTCAGGGAACATTACCAAAAGAATTCCAAGAAGCTAGCCAAGAAAGTCGTGAACGTAGTGATCCACTAAATAGTTATCTCCTTTTATCAGGCTTCTTGACGAAAGAAAAGCTAGCCGATAAATTAGGAGATTTGGGTTATAAAGCAATTGCTGACCGAAAGACACCTCCTTATTCTCTTGCTTTTCGAATTTTACTAAATCCACTTATTTTAATTAGTTTAGCAATATTTGGCTTATCTTTCTTTGCTTTAGTGATTATCACTCGGATTAAGGAAATGAGAGTAGCAGGTATAAAACTCTTTTCTGGTCAGACACTCTTATCCATCATGGGGCATTCTTTATCGACTGATATCAAGTGGCTCCTTCTATCAGCCCTCCTTTCCTTCCTAGGTGGGGGAGTCGTTCTTTTTAGTCAAGGTTTGTTTTATCCTATCTTGTTAGCTACCTATGGTTTTGGGATTAGTTTTTACCTTTTGTTTTTATTGGGGATTTCAATTTTACTAATGCTCCTTTACCTAATGAGTTTGAGTTACAAAGCATTAGTTCCCGTTATTAAGGGGAGATTACCCCTTAAACGCTTGATGACTTTAACCCTATTGTGTCAGTTAGTAGCTGTTTTTACAGTAGGCTACGCTGTTAAGACGGGTTTGACGTCTTACCAACGATTGAAAGAACTTGAAATTTCAAAACAAGCATGGCAGGATAGAGCAGATTATTATCAAATTTCTTTTGGTTTAGGTGATAGAGGAAAAGATACAGAAAATCTGAATAAGTGGTATGAATTTTCCAAAGAAGCAGTTGAAAAAGAACAGGCTCTATTTGTAAAAGATAATCTCATTCATTTTGCAAATCCTCAAGGAAAAAATGAACAGGGAGAGACACTGGATACCTATAGTCCAGATGCTAATGTTCTCTATGTCAGTCCAAGTTATTTGGATAAGGAAAATGTGGCTGTAAATGATGAGACTAGACAGAAATTAGCTCATCTTCAAAAAGGGGAATTTGGACTTTTATTACCAGAATCTCTTCGCTCACAGGAAGCAGAACTTAAGAAAGTTTTTGAAGAAAGTTTAAACTATTACGGAAAATCAAGCGAGGATAAAAACGCTCCTTTAGAATATGAAATGAGAGCGATTGTTAGCTATCTTCCAACAGGAGAAAAGCGATTTGTTTATAATAACGGTGAAAGTCCAGTATCTATTCAGTACTTAACCGATCCGATTTTAGTTGTATTTACTCCAACATCTACAGGTGATAGTATCATTTCCAAATCTAGTTGGTCTATCAATGCTGGAAAGCAACTCTTTATCAAAGGATATGAGAGTGGTCTATCTCTCTTGAAGGAAGCTGGAATTTATGAGCAAGTATCTTATCTTAAAGAAGGAAGAAGTGTTTATCTAACTCGTTATAATGAAGTGCAAACTGAAACAGCAACTTTAATCTTAGGAGCTATTGTGGGGATAGCTAGTTCCTTGTTACTCTTTTATTCTGTCAATCTTCTATATTTCGAGCAATTCCGTCGAGATATCTTGATTAAACGAATTTCAGGTTTACGATTTTTTGAAACGCATGCTCAGTATATGGTTAGTCAATTTGCCAGTTTTGTATTTGGTGCTAGTCTCTTTATTTTACGCAGTAGAGACTGGGTAATTGGCTTACTCACTTTATTAGTCTTTCTAGTTAGTGCAGTTCTGACGCTTTACCGTCAAGCGCAGAAAGAATCTCGTGTTTCTATGACAATTATGAAAGGAAAATAG